A stretch of the Macaca mulatta isolate MMU2019108-1 chromosome 14, T2T-MMU8v2.0, whole genome shotgun sequence genome encodes the following:
- the USP35 gene encoding ubiquitin carboxyl-terminal hydrolase 35 isoform X2: MDKILEAVVTSSYPVSVKQGLVRRVLEAARQPLEREQCLALLALGARLYVGGAEELPRRVGCQLLHVAGRHHPDVFAEFFSARRVLRLLQGGAGPPGPRALACVQLGLQLLPEGPAADEVFALLRREVLRTVCERPGPAACAQVARLLARHPRCVPDGPHRLLFCQQLVRCLGRFRCPAEGEEGAVEFLEQAQQVSGLLAQLWRAQPAAILPCLKELFAVISCTEEEPPSSALASVVQHLPLELMDGVVRNLSNDDSVTDSQMLTAISRMIDWVSWPLGKNIDKWIIALLKGLAAVKKFSILIEVSLTKIEKVFSKLLYPIVRGAALSVLKYMLLTFQHSHEAFHLLLPHIPRMVASLVKEDSNSGTSCLEQLSELVHCMVFRFPGFPDLYEPVMEAIKDLHVPNEDRIKQLLGQDAWTSQKSELAGFYPRLMAKSDTGKIGLINLGNTCYVNSILQALFMASDFRHCVLRLTENNSQPLMTKLQWLFGFLEHSQRPAISPENFLSASWTPWFSPGTQQDCSEYLKYLLDRLHEEEKTGTRICQKLKQSSSPSLPEEPPAPSSTSVEKMFGGKIVTRICCLCCLNVSSREEAFTDLSLAFPPPERCRRRRLGSVMRPTGDITAQELLPTASAQGPGRVGPRRQRKHCITGDTPPTSLDIEGLDSKEAGGQSSQEEKVERDEEGKEEGTEKEEAGEEEEESTRGEEEREEEEEVEEKVEKETEKEAEQEKEEDSLGAGSHLDATIPSGEQMCGSEGSRSVLDLVNYFLSPEKLTAENRYYCESCASLQDAEKVVELSQGPRYLILTLLRFSFDLRTMRRRKILDDISIPLLLRLPLAGGRGQAYDLCSVVVHSGVSSESGHYYCYAREGAARPAPSLGTADRPEPENQWYLFNDTRVSFSSFESVSNVTSFFPKDTAYVLFYRQRPREGPEAESGSSRVRTEPTLHKDLMEAISKDNILYLQEQEKEARSRAAYISALPTSPHWGRGFDEDKDEDEGSPGGCNPAGGNGGDFHRLVF, encoded by the exons ATGGACAAGATCTTGGAGGCGGTGGTGACGTCGTCATACCCGGTCAGCGTGAAGCAGGGGCTGGTTCGGCGCGTGCTGGAGGCGGCGCGGCAGCCTCTGGAGCGTGAGCAGTGCCTGGCGCTGCTGGCGCTGGGCGCGCGCCTCTATGTGGGCGGCGCCGAGGAGCTACCGCGCCGCGTGGGCTGCCAGCTGCTGCACGTGGCCGGCCGCCACCACCCCGACGTCTTCGCAGAGTTCTTCAGCGCGCGCCGCGTGCTGCGCCTGCTGCAGGGTGGCGCCGGCCCCCCAGGCCCCCGCGCGCTCGCCTGCGTGCAGCTGGGTCTGCAGCTGCTGCCCGAGGGGCCCGCGGCCGACGAGGTGTTCGCGCTGCTGCGGCGAGAGGTGCTGCGCACCGTGTGCGAGCGCCCGGGGCCCGCGGCCTGCGCGCAGGTGGCACGGCTGCTGGCGCGCCACCCGCGCTGTGTGCCCGACGGCCCCCACCGCCTACTCTTCTGTCAGCAACTGGTGCGTTGCCTCGGCCGCTTCCGCTGCCCAGCCGAGGGCGAGGAGGGCGCCGTGGAGTTCCTGGAGCAGGCCCAGCAGGTGAGCGGGCTCCTGGCGCAGCTGTGGCGCGCACAGCCCGCCGCCATCCTTCCCTGCCTCAAAGAGCTGTTCGCGGTCATCTCCTGCACAG AGGAGGAGCCACCATCTAGCGCCTTGGCCAGCGTGGTCCAGCACCTCCCATTGGAGCTCATGGATGGTGTTGTCCGGAACCTCAGCAATGATGACAGTGTGACGGACTCGCAGATGCTGACTGCCATCAGCAG GATGATTGACTGGGTGTCCTGGCCCCTGGGGAAGAACATTGACAAGTGGATCATTGCACTGCTGAAGGGCCTGGCTGCTGTTAAGAAGTTCAGCATCTTGATCGAGGTTTCGCTCACCAAAATTGAGAAG gttttctctaAGCTGCTGTACCCCATCGTCCGGGGAGCTGCCCTGTCCGTGCTCAAGTACATGCTCCTGACCTTCCAGCACTCCCACGAAGCCTTCCACCTG CTCCTCCCTCACATCCCCCGCATGGTGGCCTCTCTGGTCAAGGAGGACTCGAACTCGGGGACCAGCTGCCTGGAGCAGCTGTCAGAGCTGGTCCACTGCATGGTGTTCCGGTTCCCGGGCTTCCCAGATCTGTATGAGCCTGTCATGGAGGCCATCAAG GACCTCCACGTTCCCAATGAGGACCGCATCAAGCAGCTGCTAGGGCAGGATGCCTGGACTTCGCAGAAGAGCGAGTTGGCAGGCTTCTATCCCCGGCTCATGGCCAAGTCAGACACGGGCAAGATTGGTCtcatcaacctgggcaacacgtgCTACGTCAACAGCATCCTTCAGGCCTTGTTCATGGCATCTGA CTTCAGACACTGTGTGCTCCGCTTGACTGAGAACAACTCACAGCCGCTGATGACCAAGCTGCAGTGGCTCTTTGGCTTCCTAGAGCACAGCCAG CGGCCTGCCATTTCCCCAGAGAACTTCCTTTCTGCATCCTGGACGCCCTGGTTCAGCCCTGGCACCCAGCAGGACTGCTCGGAGTATCTGAAGTACCTGCTGGATCG GCTGCACGAAGAGGAGAAAACAGGCACAAGGATCTGCCAGAAACTCAAGCAGTCCAGCTCGCCCTCCCTGCCCGAGGAGCCGCCGGCCCCAAGTTCAACCTCTGTGGAGAAAATGTTTGGAGGCAAGATAGTGACTCGAATCTGCTGTCTCTGCTGCCTCAACGTCTCCTCCCGGGAGGAGGCCTTCACGGACCTCTCTCTCGCCTTTCCTCCTCCTGAGCGCTGTCGCCGCCGCCGCCTGGGCTCTGTGATGCGCCCTACAGGAGACATCACAGCCCAGGAGTTGCTCCCAACAGCCAGTGCAcaggggccaggcagggtgggTCCTCGGAGGCAAAGGAAACACTGCATCACAGGGGACACCCCTCCCACCAGCCTGGACATTGAAGGCCTGGACTCCAAGGAAGCTGGTGGGCAGAGCAGTCAGGAGGAAAAGGTAGAGAGGgatgaagaagggaaggaggagggaacgGAGAAGGAAGAAgcgggtgaggaggaggaggaaagcaccagaggggaggaagagagggaggaagaggaggaggtggaagagaaggtggagaaggagacagaaaaggaggctgagcaggaaaaggaagaagacagcCTGGGAGCAGGGAGCCACCTGGATGCTACCATCCCCTCTGGGGAACAGATGTGTGGCTCTGAGGGCTCCCGCTCTGTCCTGGACCTGGTCAACTACTTCCTGTCCCCCGAGAAGCTGACAGCAGAAAACCGCTACTACTGCGAGTCGTGTGCCTCCTTGCAGGATGCCGAGAAGGTGGTGGAGCTGAGCCAAGGGCCGCGCTACCTCATCCTCACACTGCTGCGCTTCTCCTTTGACCTGCGCACCATGCGGCGCCGCAAGATCCTGGATGACATCTCCATCCCCCTGCTGCTCCGCCTACCACTGGCTGGTGGCCGGGGCCAGGCCTATGACCTCTGCAGCGTTGTGGTACACTCTGGAGTGTCTTCGGAGAGTGGTCACTACTACTGCTATGCCCGTGAGGGCGCTGCCCGCCCTGCCCCTTCTCTGGGAACTGCCGATAGGCCAGAGCCCGAGAACCAGTGGTACCTGTTCAATGACACTCGGGTGTCCTTCTCTTCCTTCGAATCTGTCAGCAACGTCACCTCCTTCTTCCCCAAGGACACAGCCTATGTGCTCTTTTACCGGCAGCGGCCCAGGGAAGGGCCCGAGGCTGAGTCGGGCTCTTCTAGAGTCCGGACAGAGCCCACCCTTCACAAGGACTTGATGGAAGCCATTTCCAAAGACAACATTCTTTACCTACAG
- the USP35 gene encoding ubiquitin carboxyl-terminal hydrolase 35 isoform X1, producing MDKILEAVVTSSYPVSVKQGLVRRVLEAARQPLEREQCLALLALGARLYVGGAEELPRRVGCQLLHVAGRHHPDVFAEFFSARRVLRLLQGGAGPPGPRALACVQLGLQLLPEGPAADEVFALLRREVLRTVCERPGPAACAQVARLLARHPRCVPDGPHRLLFCQQLVRCLGRFRCPAEGEEGAVEFLEQAQQVSGLLAQLWRAQPAAILPCLKELFAVISCTEEEPPSSALASVVQHLPLELMDGVVRNLSNDDSVTDSQMLTAISRMIDWVSWPLGKNIDKWIIALLKGLAAVKKFSILIEVSLTKIEKVFSKLLYPIVRGAALSVLKYMLLTFQHSHEAFHLVRALPAAPGLLPRVSGGRVGAEPDPALLPQLLPHIPRMVASLVKEDSNSGTSCLEQLSELVHCMVFRFPGFPDLYEPVMEAIKDLHVPNEDRIKQLLGQDAWTSQKSELAGFYPRLMAKSDTGKIGLINLGNTCYVNSILQALFMASDFRHCVLRLTENNSQPLMTKLQWLFGFLEHSQRPAISPENFLSASWTPWFSPGTQQDCSEYLKYLLDRLHEEEKTGTRICQKLKQSSSPSLPEEPPAPSSTSVEKMFGGKIVTRICCLCCLNVSSREEAFTDLSLAFPPPERCRRRRLGSVMRPTGDITAQELLPTASAQGPGRVGPRRQRKHCITGDTPPTSLDIEGLDSKEAGGQSSQEEKVERDEEGKEEGTEKEEAGEEEEESTRGEEEREEEEEVEEKVEKETEKEAEQEKEEDSLGAGSHLDATIPSGEQMCGSEGSRSVLDLVNYFLSPEKLTAENRYYCESCASLQDAEKVVELSQGPRYLILTLLRFSFDLRTMRRRKILDDISIPLLLRLPLAGGRGQAYDLCSVVVHSGVSSESGHYYCYAREGAARPAPSLGTADRPEPENQWYLFNDTRVSFSSFESVSNVTSFFPKDTAYVLFYRQRPREGPEAESGSSRVRTEPTLHKDLMEAISKDNILYLQEQEKEARSRAAYISALPTSPHWGRGFDEDKDEDEGSPGGCNPAGGNGGDFHRLVF from the exons ATGGACAAGATCTTGGAGGCGGTGGTGACGTCGTCATACCCGGTCAGCGTGAAGCAGGGGCTGGTTCGGCGCGTGCTGGAGGCGGCGCGGCAGCCTCTGGAGCGTGAGCAGTGCCTGGCGCTGCTGGCGCTGGGCGCGCGCCTCTATGTGGGCGGCGCCGAGGAGCTACCGCGCCGCGTGGGCTGCCAGCTGCTGCACGTGGCCGGCCGCCACCACCCCGACGTCTTCGCAGAGTTCTTCAGCGCGCGCCGCGTGCTGCGCCTGCTGCAGGGTGGCGCCGGCCCCCCAGGCCCCCGCGCGCTCGCCTGCGTGCAGCTGGGTCTGCAGCTGCTGCCCGAGGGGCCCGCGGCCGACGAGGTGTTCGCGCTGCTGCGGCGAGAGGTGCTGCGCACCGTGTGCGAGCGCCCGGGGCCCGCGGCCTGCGCGCAGGTGGCACGGCTGCTGGCGCGCCACCCGCGCTGTGTGCCCGACGGCCCCCACCGCCTACTCTTCTGTCAGCAACTGGTGCGTTGCCTCGGCCGCTTCCGCTGCCCAGCCGAGGGCGAGGAGGGCGCCGTGGAGTTCCTGGAGCAGGCCCAGCAGGTGAGCGGGCTCCTGGCGCAGCTGTGGCGCGCACAGCCCGCCGCCATCCTTCCCTGCCTCAAAGAGCTGTTCGCGGTCATCTCCTGCACAG AGGAGGAGCCACCATCTAGCGCCTTGGCCAGCGTGGTCCAGCACCTCCCATTGGAGCTCATGGATGGTGTTGTCCGGAACCTCAGCAATGATGACAGTGTGACGGACTCGCAGATGCTGACTGCCATCAGCAG GATGATTGACTGGGTGTCCTGGCCCCTGGGGAAGAACATTGACAAGTGGATCATTGCACTGCTGAAGGGCCTGGCTGCTGTTAAGAAGTTCAGCATCTTGATCGAGGTTTCGCTCACCAAAATTGAGAAG gttttctctaAGCTGCTGTACCCCATCGTCCGGGGAGCTGCCCTGTCCGTGCTCAAGTACATGCTCCTGACCTTCCAGCACTCCCACGAAGCCTTCCACCTGGTAAGGGCCCTGCCTGCTGCCCCTGGGCTCTTG CCCCGTGTCTCCGGTGGGCGGGTTGGTGCTGAGCCTGACCCAGCTCTGCTCCCACAGCTCCTCCCTCACATCCCCCGCATGGTGGCCTCTCTGGTCAAGGAGGACTCGAACTCGGGGACCAGCTGCCTGGAGCAGCTGTCAGAGCTGGTCCACTGCATGGTGTTCCGGTTCCCGGGCTTCCCAGATCTGTATGAGCCTGTCATGGAGGCCATCAAG GACCTCCACGTTCCCAATGAGGACCGCATCAAGCAGCTGCTAGGGCAGGATGCCTGGACTTCGCAGAAGAGCGAGTTGGCAGGCTTCTATCCCCGGCTCATGGCCAAGTCAGACACGGGCAAGATTGGTCtcatcaacctgggcaacacgtgCTACGTCAACAGCATCCTTCAGGCCTTGTTCATGGCATCTGA CTTCAGACACTGTGTGCTCCGCTTGACTGAGAACAACTCACAGCCGCTGATGACCAAGCTGCAGTGGCTCTTTGGCTTCCTAGAGCACAGCCAG CGGCCTGCCATTTCCCCAGAGAACTTCCTTTCTGCATCCTGGACGCCCTGGTTCAGCCCTGGCACCCAGCAGGACTGCTCGGAGTATCTGAAGTACCTGCTGGATCG GCTGCACGAAGAGGAGAAAACAGGCACAAGGATCTGCCAGAAACTCAAGCAGTCCAGCTCGCCCTCCCTGCCCGAGGAGCCGCCGGCCCCAAGTTCAACCTCTGTGGAGAAAATGTTTGGAGGCAAGATAGTGACTCGAATCTGCTGTCTCTGCTGCCTCAACGTCTCCTCCCGGGAGGAGGCCTTCACGGACCTCTCTCTCGCCTTTCCTCCTCCTGAGCGCTGTCGCCGCCGCCGCCTGGGCTCTGTGATGCGCCCTACAGGAGACATCACAGCCCAGGAGTTGCTCCCAACAGCCAGTGCAcaggggccaggcagggtgggTCCTCGGAGGCAAAGGAAACACTGCATCACAGGGGACACCCCTCCCACCAGCCTGGACATTGAAGGCCTGGACTCCAAGGAAGCTGGTGGGCAGAGCAGTCAGGAGGAAAAGGTAGAGAGGgatgaagaagggaaggaggagggaacgGAGAAGGAAGAAgcgggtgaggaggaggaggaaagcaccagaggggaggaagagagggaggaagaggaggaggtggaagagaaggtggagaaggagacagaaaaggaggctgagcaggaaaaggaagaagacagcCTGGGAGCAGGGAGCCACCTGGATGCTACCATCCCCTCTGGGGAACAGATGTGTGGCTCTGAGGGCTCCCGCTCTGTCCTGGACCTGGTCAACTACTTCCTGTCCCCCGAGAAGCTGACAGCAGAAAACCGCTACTACTGCGAGTCGTGTGCCTCCTTGCAGGATGCCGAGAAGGTGGTGGAGCTGAGCCAAGGGCCGCGCTACCTCATCCTCACACTGCTGCGCTTCTCCTTTGACCTGCGCACCATGCGGCGCCGCAAGATCCTGGATGACATCTCCATCCCCCTGCTGCTCCGCCTACCACTGGCTGGTGGCCGGGGCCAGGCCTATGACCTCTGCAGCGTTGTGGTACACTCTGGAGTGTCTTCGGAGAGTGGTCACTACTACTGCTATGCCCGTGAGGGCGCTGCCCGCCCTGCCCCTTCTCTGGGAACTGCCGATAGGCCAGAGCCCGAGAACCAGTGGTACCTGTTCAATGACACTCGGGTGTCCTTCTCTTCCTTCGAATCTGTCAGCAACGTCACCTCCTTCTTCCCCAAGGACACAGCCTATGTGCTCTTTTACCGGCAGCGGCCCAGGGAAGGGCCCGAGGCTGAGTCGGGCTCTTCTAGAGTCCGGACAGAGCCCACCCTTCACAAGGACTTGATGGAAGCCATTTCCAAAGACAACATTCTTTACCTACAG